The proteins below are encoded in one region of Lactuca sativa cultivar Salinas chromosome 3, Lsat_Salinas_v11, whole genome shotgun sequence:
- the LOC111909092 gene encoding pre-mRNA-processing protein 40C, with product MEPSSPVEGKSSTPSTPTTAPASVLSTPTLKDADTVSTESMHGSVASIPSLSYNVPQNANRNSESPHHSSSNTAMINSPGSSFPRPPVPGISSSSAPSFSYNIPQTEVAVSGGQSFHSRVVVASEVPKNVSVSPTSLQPPVSGQLAHPSSFIRGMPPPPPVAVPRDTSSNAANFSYNGHHQSVSSAPPVPHSTLGPTSTNFSPTFWMPSGPPFQQPPGRAASALPPPPNTTVASSQQPIYGPYASNPPQGVWIQPAPIGGLSRPAILPYPPPAAFPGSFSLPAQRMPPPSDAQPPGSSTGVPGIVSDSMPSVGSVMPLELPPGTDNSKHVNAVGAEQLDAWSAHRTETGILYYYNSVTGQSTYQKPPGFKGEPERVYAQPTPISWEKCVGTDWSLVTTNDGKRYYYNAKTKLSSWQIPMDVAEQRKKQESDVLNLKEQSMSVPNTSLTEKGSGPLSLSAPAIHTGGRDAISGVPVTSSSALDLIKKKLQDPTAPATSVTPPGGEKSSELNGGDQVGSENGKDKVKDENADGNLSDTSSDSEDVDSGPTKEERALQFKEMLKERGVAPFSKWEKELPKFVFDPRFKLIPSYSARRAIFDHFVRTRAEEERKEKRAAQKAAIEGYRRLLDEAKEDINHHTDYQTFKRKWGHDPRFEALERKDREALLNERVIPLRRSVEEEARAKRAASVSTFKSMLKDNKDISSNSRWYKVKDILRNDPRYKSVRHEDREAIFNEYISELKVCEDEAESIAKAKRDEEEKLRERERALRKRKEREEQEVERVRSKARRKEAIESYQALLVETIKDPQVSWTDAKVKLEKDPQGRAANSYLDQSDLEKLFREHVKSLHDRCAHEFKALLSEVITSEASTKEYEDGKTVLTSWSTAKELLKDDTRYNKMPRKDRESLWRRHVEDLLRRRRKSTVDQQDASEKHGDDRTTAVDSRKYVSASRRNYDPRR from the exons ATGGAACCATCATCACCCGTTGAAGGAAAATCTTCAACACCATCAACTCCAACTACTGCACCTGCTTCAGTTCTCAGTACACCCACCTTAAAGGATGCAGACACTGTAAGCACTGAGTCAATGCATGGCTCTGTTGCTTCCATCCCTTCTCTTTCATACAACGTGCCTCAAAATGCGAATAGAAACTCTGAGAGCCCTCATCATTCATCATCTAACACT GCAATGATAAATTCACCAGGTTCTTCATTTCCAAGACCTCCTGTTCCTGGTATTTCTTCTAGCAGTGCTCCTTCATTTTCATATAACATTCCACAAACTGAAGTTGCTGTGTCTGGTGGTCAGTCATTCCATTCAAGAGTG GTGGTTGCCTCCGAAGTGCCAAAGAATGTCTCAGTATCTCCTACATCTTTGCAACCTCCTGTTTCTGGACAGCTGGCACATCCCAGTTCATTTATACGAGGAATGCCACCACCTCCACCTGTTGCTGTCCCTAGAGACACATCATCAAATGCGGCTAATTTCTCTTACAATGGACATCATCAGTCTGTATCTTCTGCACCACCTGTCCCTCATTCGACTTTAGGTCCCACATCTACAAATTTTTCACCAACATTCTGGATGCCATCCGGACCACCTTTTCAACAACCTCCAGGAAGAGCTGCATCAGCACTACCACCCCCTCCTAACACCACTGTTGCCTCTTCACAGCAGCCAATTTATGGTCCCTATGCTTCCAATCCTCCTCAAGGAGTCTGGATTCAGCCTGCACCAATTGGTGGTTTGTCAAGACCCGCGATTTTACCATATCCTCCTCCTGCTGCTTTTCCTGGTTCCTTTTCATTGCCAGCTCAGCGTATGCCACCACCATCTGATGCTCAGCCTCCTGGTTCTTCAACTGGAGTTCCTGGCATAGTTTCTGACAGCATGCCATCTGTTGGTTCTGTGATGCCACTTGAATTACCTCCAGGGACTG ACAATAGCAAACATGTAAATGCTGTTGGTGCTGAACAGTTGGATGCATGGTCAGCCCACAGGACTGAAACAGGAATCTTGTACTATTATAATTCTGTGACAGGACAGTCTACTTACCAGAAACCTCCTGGTTTTAAGGGAGAG CCTGAAAGAGTTTATGCACAACCAACTCCAATCTCATG GGAGAAGTGTGTTGGCACTGATTGGTCACTGGTTACCACAAATGATGGCAAAAGATACTACTACAATGCTAAAACCAAG TTGAGCAGCTGGCAAATACCAATGGATGTGGCTGAGCAAAGAAAAAAGCAAGAGAGTGATGTATTGAATTTGAAAGAACAATCAATGTCAGTGCCAAATACTAGTTTAACTGAAAAAGGATCTGGTCCTTTAAGCTTGAGTGCCCCTGCTATTCACACAGGTGGTCGTGATGCAATATCAGGTGTACCTGTGACATCATCATCTGCACTGGATTTGATAAAAAAGAAACTTCAAGATCCCACAGCTCCTGCCACCTCTGTAACCCCGCCAGGAGGAGAAAAGTCATCTGAATTGAATGGTGGTGATCAAGTAGGGAGTGAGAATGGAAAAGATAAAGTAAAAGATGAAAATGCTGATGGAAATCTATCAGACACTTCTTCAGATTCAGAGGATGTGGACAGTGGACCAACCAAAGAGGAACGTGCCCTTCAATTTAAG GAGATGCTTAAGGAGCGTGGAGTGGCTCCTTTTTCTAAATGGGAAAAAGAGCTTCCAAAATTCGTGTTTGATCCACGTTTTAAG TTAATTCCGAGTTATAGTGCAAGAAGAGctatttttgatcattttgttcGAACACGTGCTGAAGAAGAACGCAAAGAAAAACGAGCAGCACAGAAGGCTGCAATCGAAGGCTACAGAAGGTTACTGGATGAGGCGAAGGAG GATATCAACCACCACACCGATTatcaaacatttaaaagaaaatggGGTCATGATCCACGCTTTGAGGCCTTGGAAAGGAAGGATCGTGAAGCTTTATTAAATGAAAG GGTTATTCCTCTAAGGAGGTCTGTTGAAGAAGAGGCGCGTGCAAAACGTGCAGCCTCTGTGTCTACTTTCAAGTCAATGCTGAAGGATAACAAGGACATTTCCTCCAATTCTCGTTGGTACAAG GTTAAGGATATTTTAAGAAATGACCCTCGATACAAATCTGTTAGGCATGAGGATAGGGAAGCTATATTTAATGAATATATTTCCGAGCTAAAAGTTTGTGAAGATGAAGCTGAAAGCATAGCAAAGGCAAAACGAGATGAGGAG GAGAAATTAAGGGAAAGAGAACGGGCATTGCGTAAGAGGAAAGAGAGAGAAGAACAGGAAGTAGAGAGGGTGCGTTCAAAAGCTAGAAGAAAGGAAGCCATTGAGTCATATCAAGCATTACTTGTAGAAACAATCAAAGATCCACAG GTTTCATGGACGGATGCAAAGGTTAAGCTAGAGAAGGATCCTCAAGGGCGTGCAGCCAATTCATATCTAGATCAATCGGATCTTGAAAAGCTTTTCCGTGAACATGTCAAGTCATTGCATGAT cGATGTGCACATGAGTTTAAAGCGTTGTTATCGGAAGTGATAACGAGTGAAGCATCTACAAAAGAATATGAAGATGGCAAGACGGTTTTGACTTCATGGTCAACAGCCAAAGAGCTTCTAAAAGACGACACCAGATACAACAAAATGCCTAGAAAAGATCGTGAATCCTTGTGGAGGCGACACGTGGAAGATCTCCTCAGGCGAAGGCGCAAGTCAACAGTTGACCAACAAGACGCATCAGAAAAACATGGAGATGATAGAACAACAGCAGTTGATTCTAGGAAATACGTTTCAGCTTCTAGAAGAAACTACGATCCTCGTCGTTAG
- the LOC111909093 gene encoding uncharacterized protein LOC111909093 yields the protein MENNPAPAPAPTPLKPLTPPEWESLIDDHQYGGYRRDRWISLNYTGISLIDLCLSSISRKDLPLNLKLHLIVFLEEYFTSFFPSPESDTETENTLARFLETLRSVINSPVDGVSITYSLKEQLLVSTTSIFILSTIDNSEDSKTPCLTYTSQLEGLIEVLLTVVNRPNHGVDRQLRGSACECLRELERECPSLLSETAGHLWTLCQSEKTHVAQSYVLMLASVVHGIVISKVNVSILTTSIPLIPFNVPQFLIGGGSTRENSVLPIKELRRVMSFLLEWPPFLTPFGLFEFMSIIMPVAVALELQASLLKVQFSGLLYTFDMLLCHAFLGMYLKFPEAFSGQENEVISRLLLISRETQHVLVFRVLALHWLLGFMGIVMSTRKVIKEKIFATALKFYPSVFDPLALKALKLDLIAYCSILLDMSRVADANGNGQMVSDVPVVKLFEDGLESVSGFKWLPPWSTETSVAFRMFHKLLIGASSHSDNGSSTRTLMESTIFHASERMLVSMTLNSQGLIPVIVAFVNRLLRCHKHHVFGERLLQTFNNHLLPKVKVDYRLGSYFPLFEKIAENETVPPGGLLELYGKYMRILVQKHGPDTGLRSWSQGSKVLVLCRTILMHHQSSRFFLGLSRLLAFTCLHFPDLEVRDNARIYLRMLLCVPGNKLRHLLTTGDQLPGIPPSSHSTSFFNIQSPKLSLDSKKSKHISSYIHLDRVKPLLVKQSWSLSLSSFNISNNNNLEVIRDNDTSSWQPETPNSINNNNTDNTPIIPAIEGPNEPLRVTDSKVSEIVEILRRHFSSIPDFRHMEGIKIVISCNLSFQSEAFNRIWGGPEPDLLPALYATVLKFSSSAPYGSIQPYRIPFLLGGPTKKNTPDSLEIVPAGNGHIKEDDNFKSPVLIELQPQEPTPGLIDVSIESNTENGQIMCGHLHSVTVGIEDMFLNAIVPEDVDKDSIPGYYIDLFNALWEACGSSSSTGRETFPVKGGRGVAAVNGTRSVKFLEIPARELVRGVERNLARFVVNVVGDSLIDVVKDGGVLSDVVLKDSGDLDVVVADLNVSEGPLYLEYGENGNENGGYLNKRKMGCFYVLIFLPPMYHLLFQMEVGVGSTLVRIRTDHWPCLAYIDDYLEALFLA from the exons ATGGAGAACAATCCGGCTCCGGCTCCGGCGCCGACACCACTGAAACCACTGACGCCGCCAGAGTGGGAGTCTTTAATCGACGACCACCAGTACGGTGGATACCGCCGTGACCGCTGGATTTCATTGAACTACACCGGTATCTCTCTCATCGACCTCTGTCTATCATCCATCTCCCGCAAAGATCTCCCACTCAACCTCAAGCTACACCTCATCGTCTTCCTTGAAGAATACTTCACCTCGTTTTTTCCATCGCCGGAATCCGATACCGAAACGGAAAACACCCTAGCTCGCTTCCTCGAAACACTTCGCTCCGTCATCAATTCTCCGGTCGACGGCGTTTCAATCACTTATTCCCTCAAAGAACAGCTACTCGTATCAACTACATCTATATTCATACTTTCTACCATCGATAACAGCGAGGATAGTAAAACCCCTTGTTTGACTTACACAAGTCAACTCGAGGGTTTGATTGAGGTGTTGTTGACGGTTGTAAACCGCCCAAATCATGGTGTAGATCGACAGCTACGTGGTTCCGCATGCGAGTGTTTGCGTGAATTAGAGAGAGAATGCCCTAGCTTGTTATCAGAAACAGCTGGACATCTGTGGACATTATGTCAAAGCGAGAAAACTCATGTTGCTCAAAGCTATGTATTGATGCTAGCAAGTGTCGTTCATGGAATAGTGATCTCGAAGGTAAACGTTTCAATTCTTACAACTTCAATTCCGTTGATACCATTCAATGTTCCCCAGTTTTTGATCGGAGGAGGTTCAACCAGAGAGAATTCTGTTTTACCGATTAAGGAATTGAGGAGGGTAATGTCTTTCTTGCTTGAATGGCCTCCATTTTTGACACCTTTTGGGTTATTTGAGTTCATGTCCATTATAATGCCGGTGGCTGTAGCATTGGAGTTGCAGGCTTCATTGTTGAAGGTGCAGTTTTCTGGGTTACTTTACACATTCGATATGCTGCTATGCCACGCATTTCTAGGAATGTATTTGAAATTCCCCGAAGCTTTTAGTGGACAAGAAAATGAAGTTATCAGCCGTTTGTTGCTAATTTCAAGGGAAACACAACATGTTTTGGTCTTCAGAGTGCTTGCACTTCACTGGTTATTGGGTTTCATGGGAATAGTGATGTCAACAAGAAAGGTCATTAAAGAGAAAATCTTTGCAACAGCTTTAAAATTTTACCCAAGTGTATTCGATCCACTTGCTTTGAAGGCTTTGAAGCTTGATTTGATTGCATATTGTTCAATTTTACTCGACATGTCAAGAGTGGCAGATGCAAATGGTAATGGTCAGATGGTTTCTGATGTCCCTGTAGTGAAGCTATTTGAAGATGGTCTTGAATCTGTGTCTGGTTTCAAATGGTTGCCACCATGGAGCACTGAAACTTCAGTTGCATTCAGGATGTTTCATAAACTTTTGATAGGAGCATCTTCTCATTCTGATAATGGTTCTTCCACCAGAACTCTCATGGAATCCACAATCTTCCATGCTTCAGAG AGGATGTTAGTGTCCATGACACTAAACTCTCAGGGATTGATTCCTGTGATTGTAGCTTTTGTGAACCGATTGCTGAGGTGTCATAAGCACCATGTGTTTGGAGAACGTCTGCTTCAAACATTCAACAATCATTTGCTTCCAAAGGTCAAAGTAGACTATCGATTGGGATCTTATTTCCCACTTTTTGAAAAAATTGCTGAAAATGAAACAGTTCCACCAGGTGGATTGCTTGAGCTTTATGGTAAATACATGCGTATTTTAGTTCAAAAACATGGCCCAGATACAGGATTAAGATCATGGTCTCAAGGAAGTAAAGTTCTTGTTCTTTGTAGAACAATATTGATGCATCACCAAAGCTCTCGATTCTTTCTTGGGTTATCTCGTCTTCTTGCTTTCACCTGCTTACATTTTCCAGATCTTGAAGTCCGTGACAATGCAAG AATATACTTGCGGATGCTACTCTGTGTGCCAGGAAACAAGCTCAGACACTTGCTAACAACCGGGGATCAACTCCCTGGAATTCCACCATCTTCTCATTCCACCTCATTCTTCAACATCCAATCTCCAAAATTGTCTTTGGATTCCAAAAAATCAAAACATATTTCATCCTACATCCACCTTGACCGAGTCAAACCCCTATTAGTCAAACAATCTTGGTCCTTATCTTTATCATCTTTCAACATTAGTAACAACAACAATCTTGAAGTCATCAGAGACAATGACACCTCATCATGGCAACCAGAAACCCCAAAtagtattaataataataataccgaTAATACCCCAATCATTCCTGCAATCGAAGGCCCAAATGAACCCCTTCGTGTGACCGATTCAAAAGTTTCAGAAATCGTTGAAATCTTGAGAAGACACTTCTCTTCAATCCCTGATTTCAGACACATGGAAGGGATCAAAATCGTAATATCATGTAACTTAAGCTTCCAATCAGAAGCCTTTAATCGAATATGGGGTGGGCCCGAACCCGATTTGCTTCCCGCATTATATGCAACTGTCCTCAAGTTCTCATCTTCAGCTCCATACGGGTCGATCCAACCATACCGCATACCATTTCTCCTCGGGGGACCCACCAAAAAGAATACACCTGATTCCCTAGAAATCGTGCCAGCTGGCAACGGGCATATAAAAGAAGATGACAACTTCAAATCACCCGTTTTGATTGAATTGCAGCCACAAGAACCGACACCGGGACTCATCGATGTGTCGATAGAATCGAACACGGAAAACGGTCAGATCATGTGTGGTCACCTCCATAGTGTTACCGTGGGGATCGAGGACATGTTTTTGAACGCGATTGTCCCCGAAGATGTTGATAAAGATTCGATACCCGGGTATTACATAGATTTGTTTAATGCGTTATGGGAGGCATGCGGGAGTTCATCGAGCACTGGGCGGGAGACTTTTCCGGTGAAGGGCGGCAGAGGTGTTGCCGCCGTGAACGGGACACGGTCCGTGAAGTTTCTTGAAATTCCGGCGAGGGAACTTGTTCGAGGTGTTGAACGGAATTTAGCGCGTTTTGTTGTGAATGTTGTTGGGGATTCGCTTATTGATGTTGTGAAGGATGGAGGGGTTTTAAGTGATGTGGTTTTGAAAGATTCCGGTGACCTTGATGTTGTGGTGGCGGATTTGAATGTGAGTGAGGGCCCACTTTATTTGGAGTATGGTGAAAATGGAAATGAAAATGGGGGTTATttgaataaaagaaaaatgggGTGTTTTTATGTATTGATATTTCTTCCTCCGATGTATCATCTTTTATTTCAAATGGAAGTTGGGGTTGGATCGACTTTGGTTAGGATTAGAACAGATCATTGGCCGTGTCTTGCTTATATTGATGATTATTTGGAAGCTTTGTTTCTTGCTTAG